The Brassica oleracea var. oleracea cultivar TO1000 chromosome C7, BOL, whole genome shotgun sequence sequence TTCAGGTTGCTAATACGAACGAATCACAGTCGTTTACTACAGTTGACATTTATCCATTGAAAAGTTAAATCGAAAGTAATGTATGTTTAGTTATTATTATAATCAGTTAGGTTGTTTATTTATTTTTTCATAGTAGAAATATTGGTTTGCAGAATGCAAAGGAGAATATCAGTAACATCGGCTGAATGACGACTTGAGGCATTACGAAGCAGGGTTTATAAAATCAATGTAATTTAGATTTAACGTTATGGCTTCAACAATGTTAGGAGTAATGCAATGTGCAGTTAGAGGAATTCATTGAATGGAAGTCAAATTAGTAGCCCAACAATTAAAATTAAAGTCTCAAATATGAAAACATGAGACGAAGGTTTGGGAGAGTACACGTAATTTTGTGAACTTTGGACCAATCTATTTATGTTTAGTATAGTGACATGTTATGCCCTATTCTATTTTTTTTGTGTCAGCTCAATTCAGATATATTTGTATTTATGTGTTTTTGTTTCATGATTAGTGGAAAATTCACTTTCACATTATGAATTTTCTTTTATTATGATATATCTTTTCATATTTTGGCTTCCTAGATTCCTAATTGTTTTCTTCTAGAATTGTAATGTTGTTAGAGATATTTCACTGAAGAGGTCTTTATCTTTATCTATAGTCTCAGGAAATTAGGGTTTTGCGATGGAAGTTGAGAAAGGGTTCATTGAAGTTGACGTGGTGAAAAAGCTGAACGGATGTAGTTAATGGAGAAACGTTATGAAATGGCTTTATGAGAAACAAAAGCGTCACACATGGTTTCTGAGATCGGTGATGGAGCAAGAACCCTATAATCTACAAAAGTGAAATGGGCCACGAAATATTTAATCGCGAAAGTCCATGAACAACATGAACAGAAATCAACAAAACTCAAAAAGGAGATGGATACGTGTCAGCATGTGGTCATCCGAATTGATGCCAAATGTGTTGAAACTCTTCATAGATAGAGAGATAGATATAAAACAGTTATTGTAGCGTGATTTTCATAATCATAATGGAAAATATGATTGATCAAAAAAAAAAATGGAAAATATGATTCTTCCTCTTTATTATACGTTTAATTGGGCCTGGTGACGAGTGGGCTTATATTGGGATTGTTTAAATTTACGAAACCGTGCAATAAGGAAGGAAGCGTCCAGAAAAGAGATCGAGCAGAGAAAAGAGATGGAACCCTAATCTAATCTAGGCAGGAAGATGATGAATTTGGGGTTGAAGATGATGAGGAACCTTGGATCTGGGTGTGCGAAGGTAATTAGAAGTATCCGTGTCTTCCTATTGCGAAAACAATTGCTGATTGGTCTGTGTGTGTGTTTCAGCTTGGACGCAGTGAGAGATGGTATTGTGTTTCGAGACGTGAAAAGATCTCCTCCTCCTCCGTTACCTTCTCGACACCTCCAGAGGTTACCTTCTCGACGCCTCCTTCTGTAGTTAGTCTCCTGTTTACATCCTTCATCGGGTATCTATGGTACCAAACAAAAGGTAAATTTGTGTGTGTGGTTTTCCTGTGTAAGTTCGTGTTTTTTAATTAGTTTGTTTGAATCTTGAATCCCCTGTCGTTTTATATTCAGCTGCTTCAGAACAGGAACGTCTCCGGGGTGTTCTGTCTGAAAAGAGAAACCAGATTAGGATCCTGTCGCAACAAGACGAGTCAAAGCGTAAGAAAGTAGAAGAGGCAAAAATAAAGGTAACATCAATTTATTTCATCCGAGGATGAACAAAAGGACAAGTTTTTGAAACGATAATGATTATTAATTGGTTGTTTTTTTCGGTTTCAGCTTATTGAAAAGGCAGCAACCGTGCTTAGTGAAGAAATCCAAGTCTAATGTCTCAAGTCTCTATGTATTCAATATCTCTCTCTCTATGTTATATATAAGTTGGTATGCAGTTTGTGTTTCACTGTCTTCTAAAACTGATATGTAATAAGTTTTCTACTTCAAAGAGAGGCATAATTTATATATATATGCTAGTGAAGGAATTTGATATGTTTTTGGATTCTATGAAGTTGTTTGAAATGGGCATGCTAAGTTGAAGTGGGCGTAAAAAGCAAGTCTCTGATTTTAACATTCATAAATTGAAGTCGGGTTAATATGATTACGTGCACGAGTTTTTTCTATACAAATATCCCTCTAAAGCTTATATATGTTAGTTACCTGCCCTGCCTGTCCTACGCATGATGAACGTTTGTGTCAAAAATAAGCCTTAGTGTTTGCTTTCCAAAGCATCTTATATGAATTGCACCACCAAACCAGATCCTTTCCTACACTGCTTCTATCGTCTTTCTTGTCCCCTTTCATGATCTCTTGAAGATATGAGCATGAGGAGTTATATAAGCTTTTGTTTTGGAATGAGAACAGAACTGCCGGTGAATGGGATTTGATCAACGAAACCCCATCAGTATCGAGAAACATATGGTTAAACTATACAGCGGGAATATGGATCCTAGCCATGAAGAAGAACTATATATAGCAATCCTCAGCTCATCTTAATTTTTTTAGGTGCTGCCCAGGGGTCTGCGATCGAAAACCAAATACTGAAGCTGATTCTGGATTTGGGAGGAGTAGCCAACATGGAGAAGTCAGGAAAGGAAACCTAAGGAGAGAGAGAGTCAAGGAGAAACAATTTGAGAATCAAAATAAAACGTGGTGGCTTAAGCTTTCCCTATGTGCTGGTAGGTTGTCTGCTATAGCATTGTTCTTGTCGGTTGTATATTATATCATGACCCAGTCTTATGCGGAGTAATATCGACCAAGAAATATCTGAGGAATATTTTACTATGAGGACCAAACCTATGGAACAAAACAAGGGCCAAGTTTCTCACATGATTGCATTTGAGGATAAAATTCAAAGCGATGCTCTTATTTGCTCGAATCAGTTTTCGCAGACTTGGATGATTCTGAAGATGTTGAAGAGCTCTTCATACGCTGGTTCAGGAACAAACGTAGAAAAAAAAAACATTTCTTCAAAATGTGGAAATCTAAAGACTCCAGAGATAAATGATGTATGTGGATGACAGAGGAGGCAGTAACAACAATCAGCCAGATCATAATTAAACCGGTAAACCCCACTTGCATATTCAAAAACCAATGTGAAACATCTTTGTGTGAAAAATGTTTCCTGATTTAGCACAATGAAAATGGTAAATTCTGGACAGGAAGGTGTTACATGTTTAAGAATTGTATGGGATGAACAAGTTGTTTACATGTTTCCCTATAGACAAAATCACATCCAGTGCTAAAATGCATTCTAATTACTAAACACAAGGGGAAGAGGACCAACTACTACCTAGACAATTTTTTTTTTTTTTGTCAACCCGACCTAGACAATTTTTATCGTGCTAAACACAACTCAAGTCCATTTTAATTATTTTTATATTTTTATATTTTCTATTTTTCCAAATCTAAATTCTTATAGATGTTTTATTTTCTAGGCACAGAACTAAATATTAATTTTTGCTCCCTCTGTTACACAAAATTGTATTTTTTTGAAAAAGTTTACATTTTCAATTTACTTTTTATCAAGTAACAAAGGTAAATTTTTAGTTTTAACAAAATTAGTTATGTTTTTATTTTTTGCATTTCTGTGAAAAAAATTGATTCCTTTAAAAGTAGGGAAACTAGTTTTGGAAATAACTGTTCAATTGTAAACAAAAATCAAAATCTAGATTTCACTAGTTTTATAGT is a genomic window containing:
- the LOC106305177 gene encoding uncharacterized protein LOC106305177, which produces MMNLGLKMMRNLGSGCAKLGRSERWYCVSRREKISSSSVTFSTPPEVTFSTPPSVVSLLFTSFIGYLWYQTKAASEQERLRGVLSEKRNQIRILSQQDESKRKKVEEAKIKLIEKAATVLSEEIQV